A genomic window from Abyssisolibacter fermentans includes:
- a CDS encoding 3D domain-containing protein, with protein MLKKYISILILILISILTLYIGDYLINDVKIIVNGSSTCISTFSNEIEDILKDNKIELKDNDYINLNKSQKISDGTILVIKSLVPIKILKGEQTINSFSYENTVKEALDEHGINYDEDDIISPELDSKILANMTIKVDKVEEKTVIEYNKIPYQSIIKYNKNFYIDTKKEVQKGEEGIVEVQKNQKFINGKLDSEFIIREITKKEPINQIIEKGSKPKVITSRSGVRFEKSMIMKASAYDLSYESTGKKPGDKYYGITASGVKAKKGIVAVDPKVIPLGTRLYIESLDGSENYGFAVAGDTGGAIKGNRIDLFYNDHEFVKKYGIKKVKVYILK; from the coding sequence ATGTTAAAAAAATATATATCAATATTAATACTAATACTAATTTCTATATTAACACTATATATAGGAGATTATCTAATAAATGATGTTAAGATTATTGTAAATGGTTCATCAACATGTATTAGTACATTTTCTAATGAAATAGAGGATATTTTAAAAGATAATAAAATTGAATTAAAAGACAATGACTATATAAATTTAAATAAATCACAAAAAATATCAGATGGAACTATACTAGTTATAAAATCGTTAGTGCCAATTAAAATTTTAAAAGGAGAGCAAACAATTAATAGCTTTAGTTATGAAAACACTGTAAAAGAAGCACTAGATGAACATGGAATAAATTATGATGAAGATGATATAATATCACCAGAGTTAGATAGTAAAATATTAGCTAATATGACTATAAAGGTAGATAAAGTAGAAGAAAAAACAGTAATTGAATATAATAAAATTCCTTACCAAAGCATAATAAAATATAATAAAAATTTTTATATTGATACAAAAAAAGAAGTTCAAAAAGGAGAAGAAGGGATTGTTGAAGTACAAAAAAACCAAAAATTCATCAATGGAAAGCTTGATAGTGAATTCATAATAAGAGAGATAACAAAAAAAGAACCAATCAATCAAATAATAGAAAAAGGTTCTAAACCTAAAGTAATTACATCAAGAAGTGGTGTGAGATTTGAAAAGAGCATGATTATGAAGGCTTCGGCTTATGATTTGTCTTATGAGAGTACAGGTAAAAAACCGGGAGATAAATACTATGGCATTACAGCTTCAGGGGTTAAAGCTAAAAAAGGTATCGTTGCAGTTGACCCAAAAGTAATACCTCTAGGAACCAGATTATATATTGAATCATTAGATGGGTCTGAAAATTATGGGTTTGCAGTTGCTGGAGATACAGGAGGAGCAATAAAAGGTAATAGAATTGATTTATTTTATAATGACCATGAATTTGTAAAGAAATATGGAATTAAAAAGGTTAAAGTTTATATACTAAAATAA